The following coding sequences are from one Carcharodon carcharias isolate sCarCar2 chromosome 13, sCarCar2.pri, whole genome shotgun sequence window:
- the rerg gene encoding ras-related and estrogen-regulated growth inhibitor produces the protein MAKSAEVKLAVFGRAGVGKSAIVVRFLTKRFIWEYDPTLESTYRHQATIDEEAVSMEILDTAGQEDAIQRESHMRWAEGFVLVYDITDRISFEEVISLKNFLDEIKKPKNVTLILVGNKADLDHSRQVTTEEGEKMATEMACAFYECSACTGEGNINEAFYELCREVRRRKMIQGKTRRRSSTTHVKQAINKMLTKISS, from the exons CTATTGTAGTCAGATTTCTGACCAAGAGGTTCATCTGGGAATATGACCCCACACTGG AGTCAACCTATCGCCACCAAGCAACCATTGATGAGGAAGCAGTTTCTATGGAAATCTTAGATACAGCTGGCCAG GAGGACGCCATTCAGAGGGAAAGTCACATGCGTTGGGCAGAGGGTTTTGTCTTAGTTTATGACATCACTGACAGAATTAGCTTCGAGGAAGTGATTTCACTGAAGAACTTCCTGGACGAAATCAAAAAGCCAAAAAATGTGACCTTGATCCTTGTGGGTAACAAGGCGGATCTAGACCACTCCAGGCAGGTCACCACAGAAGAAGGGGAGAAGATGGCTACCGAAATGGCCTGTGCTTTTTACGAGTGTTCAGCTTGTACCGGAGAAGGCAACATCAATGAAGCATTCTATGAACTGTGCAGAGAGGTGAGGCGGCGTAAAATGATCCAAGGCAAGACAAGACGGAGAAGCTCTACGACCCACGTCAAGCAGGCGATCAACAAGATGTTGACCAAAATAAGTAGTTAA